Proteins from a genomic interval of candidate division Zixibacteria bacterium HGW-Zixibacteria-1:
- a CDS encoding rubredoxin, whose amino-acid sequence MGKWECEACTYVYDPELGDPENGVAPGTLFADIPDDWVCPDCGAGKEYFHEIEI is encoded by the coding sequence ATGGGCAAATGGGAATGCGAAGCCTGCACCTATGTTTATGACCCTGAGCTGGGCGACCCGGAAAACGGTGTCGCACCCGGAACGCTATTCGCGGATATACCCGATGACTGGGTCTGTCCCGATTGCGGAGCAGGGAAAGAATATTTTCATGAAATCGAGATTTAA